The Buchnera aphidicola (Microlophium carnosum) sequence TTCGAACCAGGGATGCCGGTATCAAAAACCGGTGCCTTAACCACTTGGCTATACCCCATCATTTTAATAAATTTTAATTTTTTAAAAATATATGTTTATTCTGAAATATTAATAATAAGTTTTTTATTTTTTAGAAAAATAATATACGGGAGGCGAGATTTGAACTCGCACACCTTACGGCGCCAGAACCTAAATCTGGTGCGTCTACCAATTTCGCCACTCCCGCTTTTGTTTAAATATGGTAGCTACGACGGGAATCGAACCCATGACCCCAGCGTTATGAGTGCTGTGCTCTAACCGACTGAGCTACGTAGCCTAATAAAATATTTTTATATAATAAGAATATATTTTATAATATATAAATTGAATAATCAACAAAATTGTTTTAATTAACAAATAATATCAGGAAAATAATGAATACTAAAATAAAAAATAATAATTTTATTTGTCAAATTATTAATGAAGACTTTAATAAAAATAAAGATTTATCTTTTTACACTCGTTTTCCACCAGAACCAAATGGATATCTGCATATTGGTCATGCAAAATCAATATGTTTAAATTTTGAACTAGCACGTTTATACAAAGGACATTGTAATCTTCGATTTGATGATACTAACCCAACAAAAGAAAATATTAAATATATTAATTCGATCAAATATGATATTAATTGGTTAGGTTATCAATGGAATGGGAACATTCGTTATTCTTCTGAATATTTTTCAATACTATATAAATATGCACAAGAATTAATTAAACAAGGTTTAGCCTATGTAGACCAACTAACAAAAGAACAAATACGTGAATATAGAGGAACTTTAAATACTCCAGGTAAAAATAGTCCATATAGGGATAGAACAATTCAAGAAAATATGGAACTTTTTAAAAGAATGAAAAAAGGAGAATTTCCTGAAGGAAAAGCATGTTTACGTGCTAAAATAGATATGAATTCTTCTTGTATTATTATGCGTGATCCCGTGTTATATCGAATTATTTTTACTAAACATCACCAGACTCAAAAAAAATGGTGCATATATCCTATGTATGATTTTGCTCATTGTCTTTCTGATTCTATTGAAGGAATTACTCATTCATTATGTACATTAGAATTTCAAGATAACAAATCTTTATATAACTGGATTTTGAAACATACTAGTGTTGTACACTATCCTAAACAATATGAGTTTTCTCGACTTAATCTAGAATTTTCTATTTTATCTAAAAGAAAAATTAAAATACTTATTGATAAAAATATTATAAAACGATGGGATGATCCTAGAATACCTACGCTTTCCGGTTTAAGAAGAAAAGGATATACACCATCTTCTATTAAGAAATTTTGTGAAAAAATTGGTGTTACTAAACAAAATAATCTAATAGAATTCTCCATGTTAGAACATTGTATTCGGAAAGAATTAAATGAAACTGCTATACGTACTATGGCTGTATTAGAACCAATTAAAATATTTTTGTATAATTTATCTCAAGATCACAAAGAAGAATTAATAGTTCCTAATCATCCTAACAATCCTGAAATGGGTAATCATAAAATTATTTTTACTAATACGATATATATTGAACGTTCAGATTTTAAAGAAAAATATGATAAAAAATATAAAAGATTAAAACTTGGAGAAACAATACGTCTAAGACATGCTTATATAATTAAAGCAGAAAAAATAGAAAAAGACGAATACAATAATATTATTAATATAATCTGTTATTGTGATTTAGACACTCTAGGGAAAAAACCAAAAAATAATAAAAATCCCCCGGTTATACACTGGATTTCAGAAAAAAACGCGTTTCCGGTAGAGTTCAGATTATACAATAGATTATTTAACATAAAAAACCCAGAACACGAAAAAAATTTTCTATTATATATCAATTTAGAATCTTTTAAAAAAAAATACGGTTTTATAGAAAAAACAATAGGAGAAAAAATACAAAAAAAAATTAATTGTAATAATATAAAATTATTTTTTCAATTTGAAAGAATTGGTTATTTTTGTATAGATAATATAGATTCTAAAAAAGATAATTTAGTATTTAATCGTACTGTTAGCTTACGTGATGTATGGAATGTTAAAAAATCAATATAAAAAACATTACTAATAATTAGTATAAGTATATACTCTTAAAGTTATCTTATAAATTAAGATATATCATAAAATAAAAACAGTAAATATATTGTTATAAAAATTTTCATATTAATAAACATATTTTAGGATAAAAAATTATCATAAAATATTTTATATTAAACACTTATTCATTTTAACTAATATTTTTATATTTAGCATGACTAAAAATTATATTTTTATTACTGGTGGAGTCGTTTCATCTCTAGGAAAAGGTATTGCAGCTGCTTCATTAGGTGCGATACTCAAAGCGCGAAACCTAAAAACAACAATTATAAAACTAGATCCATATATCAATGTGGATCCTGGTACAATTAGTCCTATTCAACATGGGGAAGTATTTGTCACTGAAGATGGATCTGAAACAGATTTAGACTTAGGTCACTATGAACGTTTTATTCATACGAAGATGACATGTTTAAATAACTTTACTACAGGTGGGGTTTATTCTCAAGTTTTAAAGAAAGAAAGAAGAGGTGACTATTTAGGAGCTACTATTCAAGTCATACCTCATATTACTAATGCTATTAAAGAAAGAATTATTTTATGCTCAAAAAATAGTAATATTATTATTGTAGAAATAGGTGGAACTGTTGGCGATATTGAATCTCTTCCATTCCTAGAAGCAATTCGTCAAATGGCAGTTGATATTGGAAGAAAAAATGTTATATATATACATTTAACATTAGTACCTTATATTGCTACAGCCAGTGAAATAAAAACAAAACCTACACAACATTCGGTTAAACAGTTACTTTCAATAGGAATACAACCAGATATTTTAATTTGTCGTTCCGAAAAAACTGTACCTATTAATGAAAGAAAAAAAATTGCATTATTTTGCAACGTACCAGTGAATGCTGTTATATCTCTCAAAGATGTTAATTCAATATATAAAATACCAAAATTATTGAAAAATCAAAAATTAGATGATTATATTTGTAAATATTTCAAACTAAATGTTCCTGAGGCTAATTTAAAAGAATGGGAAGAAGTAATTTACGCAGAAAAAAATTATAATAATAGTATTATAATTGGAATTATTGGAAAATATGTTAAATTGCCTGATGCATATAAATCAGTCATAGAAGCTCTTAAACACGGAGGTTTAAAAAATAAAATAAAAGTTAATATACAATTAATTAATTCTCAAGATATAAAAAATAAAAACTTTACAATTCTAAAAAATCTTAATGGTATTTTAATCCCTGGAGGTTTTGGTGACCGAGGCATCACAGGAAAATTATTATCTATACAATACGCACGAGAAAATAATATTCCATATTTTGGAATATGTTTAGGTATGCAAATAGCAATTATAGAATTTGCACGAAATGTTGTTGGAATTAAAGAAGCCAACTCAACAGAGTTTGATCCTGAATGTAAGTACCCTATTATTGATTTAATAAAAAACTGGAATAATATTTCATGTAAAGATTCTAATCAAAAAGAAAATAACATGAACTTAGGTGGAACTATGAGATTAGGTAGTCAACTTTGTGAATTAAAAATAAATAGTTTATCTCGAAAATTATATAATCAAGAAATTATCACAGAAAGACATAGACATAGATATGAAGTGAATAATCTTCTATTAAAAAAAATAGAACATGCAGGATTACAGGTAACAGGACGTTCTAAAAATAATAATGTAGTAGAAATTATAGAACTATCTAATCATCCATGGTTTTTAGCATGTCAATTTCATCCTGAGTTTACTTCTACACCACGTGATGGACATCCATTATTTATAGATTTTGTAAAATCAGCAGGAAAACAAAAAAAAATTTTATATAAAATATTTTAAAAATATATTAAGGATAAAAATGTCTAAAATTATAAAAGTTATAGCACGTGAAATAATAGATTCTCGAGGCCATCCTACTGTAGAATCCGAAGTACATTTAGAAGGTGGTTTTGTCGGATTAGCTTCTTCTCCTTCTGGAGCTTCTACAGGTTCTTTAGAAGCTTTAGAATTAAGAGATGAAAATAAAAGTAGATTCATGGGAAAAGGAGTAAAAAAATCAGTTTCATTAATAAATGAAATAATATCTAGCACATTAAAACATAAAGATGCTAGAAATCAAAGTGATATTGATCATATTATGATTAATTTAGACGGAACAATAAACAAATCTAAATTAGGTGCAAATTCAATTTTATCTGTATCATTAGCTGTCGCAAAAGCAGCTGCTGCATCTAAGGGAATGCCTTTATATCAACATATCGCAGAAATTAATAATACACCAGGTGTTTTTTCTATGCCACTACCAATGATTAATATTATTAATGGTGGACAACATGCTAATAATAATATTGATATTCAAGAATTTATGATTCAACCAGTTAGTGCAAAAACAATCAAAGAAGCTATACGTATAGGATGTGAAATATTTTATACACTAGGTCAATTATTAAAAGAAAAGGGAATGAGTACAGCAGTAGGAGATGAAGGAGGATATTCTCCAAATTTAAAATCTAATGAAGAAGCTTTAAATATTATTCAAGATGCTG is a genomic window containing:
- the glnS gene encoding glutamine--tRNA ligase, with amino-acid sequence MNTKIKNNNFICQIINEDFNKNKDLSFYTRFPPEPNGYLHIGHAKSICLNFELARLYKGHCNLRFDDTNPTKENIKYINSIKYDINWLGYQWNGNIRYSSEYFSILYKYAQELIKQGLAYVDQLTKEQIREYRGTLNTPGKNSPYRDRTIQENMELFKRMKKGEFPEGKACLRAKIDMNSSCIIMRDPVLYRIIFTKHHQTQKKWCIYPMYDFAHCLSDSIEGITHSLCTLEFQDNKSLYNWILKHTSVVHYPKQYEFSRLNLEFSILSKRKIKILIDKNIIKRWDDPRIPTLSGLRRKGYTPSSIKKFCEKIGVTKQNNLIEFSMLEHCIRKELNETAIRTMAVLEPIKIFLYNLSQDHKEELIVPNHPNNPEMGNHKIIFTNTIYIERSDFKEKYDKKYKRLKLGETIRLRHAYIIKAEKIEKDEYNNIINIICYCDLDTLGKKPKNNKNPPVIHWISEKNAFPVEFRLYNRLFNIKNPEHEKNFLLYINLESFKKKYGFIEKTIGEKIQKKINCNNIKLFFQFERIGYFCIDNIDSKKDNLVFNRTVSLRDVWNVKKSI
- a CDS encoding CTP synthase, with the protein product MTKNYIFITGGVVSSLGKGIAAASLGAILKARNLKTTIIKLDPYINVDPGTISPIQHGEVFVTEDGSETDLDLGHYERFIHTKMTCLNNFTTGGVYSQVLKKERRGDYLGATIQVIPHITNAIKERIILCSKNSNIIIVEIGGTVGDIESLPFLEAIRQMAVDIGRKNVIYIHLTLVPYIATASEIKTKPTQHSVKQLLSIGIQPDILICRSEKTVPINERKKIALFCNVPVNAVISLKDVNSIYKIPKLLKNQKLDDYICKYFKLNVPEANLKEWEEVIYAEKNYNNSIIIGIIGKYVKLPDAYKSVIEALKHGGLKNKIKVNIQLINSQDIKNKNFTILKNLNGILIPGGFGDRGITGKLLSIQYARENNIPYFGICLGMQIAIIEFARNVVGIKEANSTEFDPECKYPIIDLIKNWNNISCKDSNQKENNMNLGGTMRLGSQLCELKINSLSRKLYNQEIITERHRHRYEVNNLLLKKIEHAGLQVTGRSKNNNVVEIIELSNHPWFLACQFHPEFTSTPRDGHPLFIDFVKSAGKQKKILYKIF
- the eno gene encoding phosphopyruvate hydratase; the protein is MSKIIKVIAREIIDSRGHPTVESEVHLEGGFVGLASSPSGASTGSLEALELRDENKSRFMGKGVKKSVSLINEIISSTLKHKDARNQSDIDHIMINLDGTINKSKLGANSILSVSLAVAKAAAASKGMPLYQHIAEINNTPGVFSMPLPMINIINGGQHANNNIDIQEFMIQPVSAKTIKEAIRIGCEIFYTLGQLLKEKGMSTAVGDEGGYSPNLKSNEEALNIIQDAVHRTKYKLGKDIRLAIDCAASELYNKNEKKYQLKGENICFSSKEFTHYLEQLSKKYPIVSIEDGQDESDWDGFLYQTNILGHKMQLVGDDLFVTNTNILQKGIKKGIANSILIKLNQVGTLTETLEAIKMAKKANYSVIISHRSGETEDASIADLSVGTSSGQIKTGSMSRSDRTAKYNQLIRIEENLGKKNAPFYGLKEIKSAL